The Rhododendron vialii isolate Sample 1 chromosome 3a, ASM3025357v1 nucleotide sequence AAtcaatcatccataaacattttatcacataaatgcaacttgttacagtgctttaatccccattatctgctctcccgccctaactggctaaaaaatgatcaaatgagagaaaaatgcaaatgttttacaaaatgcccgagtagagaccgatctccggattgggcgagaggggtgctataaaacccttctcctctcgtaacctggctcccgaacctcagatatcgaaggtgacgacggtccagtctacaagccttttcaaaaatcaagcaaacgtggcaaacgttttctagttcggttccttgggtgttttcaccgctaaaacccgagtggtgactctgaatcgaggcgtttcgccgcgcttttttgAAAAAGGGCTGCACCCGATTTTACGAATGGAAaattttcggggcgcgtgcccacacctACGAGTCCAGAAATTCATACCTTTACTCTGTATGCGTTGAATCACCAAGTGATCAGTCCCAATGGACTTCGCCTTAACCTGCCTTTCATTTTTGAACCTCCGTTTCATCATACCCTCTTTCCACTCAACACGCTTATCCGCTTGAACTTGTTTCCCAGTCCTACGAAGCCGTTTCTTTGACCTTCGGCCTGAACCAGCCTGTTCTTCCACAATGTTCGGAGCAGGGGCACTAGAACCAGCCCCTGCCTTACCCTTGCCCTTCTCTTTTACCATGATCAGATTAGGGAGGAGggaaagaaaattcaaatttgggaCTGGGGTTTGAAACTTTCAGATTTTGAGGGGTGGTGGTGATTGTGGGCTTGTAGAAGTGGATAATGGGTAGATATATGTGGGAAATGTAAAGAATGTGGAGAAATTGTGGTAGTAGACAATGGGAATTCGAAATCTACGGAGGATGagataaaatttcaaatttttagggAGAGAATGTTTACCTTGATTTTGCTTGAAACCCTTGATTTTGTTGAAGAAACATGGTGATTGATGGAGGAGATGAAGGTTTTGTAAGAGATTGGGAGGGATTTTTGGTggtatttgtgagtattttgaGGTTAGGGTTGGGAGTTCTTGGTGGTAATGGAGgagtagaaagagagagagagcgtgggtttagaaaaaaaagaaatgaaaggttGTGCCCTTTAATCACATCTGTAACTGCCGAAATGCacttggtaccggtaccaagtttttgaggtaccggtactaATCTCTAAAATTCTGCAGAAACTGCGTCCTTGACTATTCCATGCCTCGGCCACTTGTAAACCACCCAAAACACCTCCAAACCACTTGCAACATTGTACCACACTTTCCGAACCACCCTCCGAACATCCGGATCCCTAGGTTAATGAGAAAAACGCAGGACACAGACTAGGATACAAAAAAGGACGAAGGGACACTTTTGTGGTTTAATCAATCAAAGAATGCCTCGTATCACTTCCTAAGTACACCATAGATTCCATAACCGATTCAACATAGAAATCTAACACAACTAGGCATGAACATGAGATGATAAACCTAAACTAAGAGTTTAAGATAAAAATGACGGGATATGGGTAAAACTTACTTAAGAACAAACTCAACACCTAGATCTCTCATCTTTAAATCATGCACATGAGTTGAGATGTAGAGAAACACTCAAGATTACATCAAACTCTTGCCATTTAAGAACTCAATGAGCATGCGCCAAGTTATGttatacaaaaaattatgtatCACGGAAGGATTATActaacaaaacgaaaaaaatttaccaaaagaataaaagcatatatatatagaatatatatatatatctccccccaacttgaaatgtgctatgtcctcatagcatggagaacaacagtatcgagagggaaagaacaaaagagtGAACctccgggggaatgtcaacccccgtatacctcgaccaagttgaaGGCTTTTGCGTCATCGGCTCGTTTCGTCACCCCAACGGCTttcaaggtcgactccttcggctcGTCCgacggaaccacagctagtcacagaggatcatggccaaagctttgttggactaacaaccgcgacacgtaatcgcacccatgcatAGGGCTCGTGAATGCCTCAATCACTTCGATAGTAGaaacaatccaccaaggctggtgtggtagtaTGTTCACCCtacaaaagacttaagctcgaactacctactaagagccaaatgacattcgaaccgcccggctcgtgttatccgggcgccaacaaacatatatacaaacaaaaaatcaaagaacacCACCCAattttcacgcaatcttacgagtcatacttttcttcccgtgtCTCACCGGGTAGACAAGACACGGGTGGCCATACTAAACCGTCGAAACttgttacatcatgcccgaagtaaaattcaccgcttGATCTCGCCAAGCAATgaagcccagcgttccctatgatcgAAACGAAGCGAGACAAAACAGATCCTAGCGCCAAAGCACGAGAATATCAAGTCTCACTcaaagacctaaattgcccccgatagggacatatctgaTGAGCATGGATCGTTAACGGCAAATTACGACAAAGAATGACTAATTAAAGCCTGATACAATAATGCATTAATGAAATCTCTTAATGAGAAAATCCCAAAACTAAACAAACATGCAATATGTACAAGAAACGAaacattgcccttactaaccgaagctgggcacacgatcttTTTTTTAGTAGCGGTGTGCGAAGCTACAAATATCCAAGTCAATGGAAGGTACCCCCTACCCGAGGGCCAGGTCcaacaaacagttaagttcagcggttacgctttcgctccctgTGCAAATGTAGATAAAATAGCTACATCAAACAGCAAGGTCAACCGGATACACCGGCGCGACCAACTCCTCCTCAATTTCCTCTACCGGaaagttttccaaaaatggcTTAAGCCTTTGCCCATTgaccttaaaaatatttccatTCACGAGATTAACAACTTTAATGGCCCCATGCAGGAAAACGTGATGCACAATGTAAGGGCCAATCCAACAGGAACGCAACTTGCCCGAAGTTTTGAATTATACAAAAGAACTTTTTGACCAACTTCAAAATTTTTCCTTTGAATGTGCTTATCATGAAAATCTTTTATCTTAGATTTGTAAATATTCGTATTATCATATGCATCTCTACGGATTTCTTCAAGCTCATTCAATTGGAGTTTACGGTGAACTCCGACGTCAGGCAAACGATAGTTCAATTGTTTAATAGCCCAAAATGCCTTATATTCTAATTCCACCGGAAGGTGGCGTGCCTTACCATATACAAGCCGATAAGGCAAAGCACCCAATACGATCTTGTATGCGGTATGATATGCCCAAAGAGCATCGATCAGCCTTAAAGACCAATCCTTCCGATTGGGATTTACCGTTTTTTCAAGTATGTGTTTTACCTCAAGGTTGGCAAGCTCGGCTTGACCAttggtttgaggatgatatgcGAGGGAGACCTTGTGTGTTATACCATATTTCTTCATCAAGGCGGCGAATGGGCGATTGCAAAAATGAGAACCTTGGTCGCTAATAATGGCACGAGGGACTCCAAACTGAGACAAGATATGCTCCTTAAGAAACTCAAGCACTACCTTGTGATCATTGGTACAAGTTGCAATGGCCTCAACCCATCTTGACACATAATCCACCGCCAAGAGAATATACAAGTTGccaaaaaacatcaaaaacGCTTCCATAAAGTCGATACCCCAACAGTCAAATACCTCTACAACAAGAAACTTGGCTTGGGGCATTTCATTCCTCCGGGTCACACTGCCCAACTGTTGGCAACAGTCACACGATTTGCAGAAGGCATAAGCATCTTGGTTCAAAGTTGGCCAATAAAAACCACATTGTTGGATCTTGGGGGTGGTCTTCCTTGCAGAAAAATGTCCTCCACATGCTTCGATATGGCAAAATTGTAGGATTCCACGTTGGTCAGAATTAGGAACACACCGGCGGATGATCTGGTCAGGACAATACTTGAACAAatatggatcatcataagaAAAGTGTTTCACTTCAGCAAGGAATCGCCGGCGCTCATGAGAGGACCAATGGGTTGGAATCAAGCCCGTAACCAAGTAATTGACAATGTCAGCAAACCACGGGGCTTGGGATACACTGAAAAGTTGCTCATCAGGAAAAGTGTCTCCAATGGGTATGTGAGAAGTACGGTCCTCAAAATCCAAGCGCGACAAATGATCGGCCACCACGTTTTctacccctttcttatccttgaTGGTGATGTCAAATTCTTGCAACTGAAAGATCCACCGAATCAAACGTGCCTTTGCATCCTGCTTAGTGAACAAGtatttcagtgccgagtggtCAGTGTAAATCATGATCGGGGCACCAACTAAGTAAGAACGGAATTTATCCAAGGCAAACACTATGGCAAGAAATTCCTTCTCCGTAGTGGAGTAGTTCATTTGAGCATCATTTAGCGTCTTACTTGCATAATAAATCACCCATggatgcttgtccttcctttgGCCAAGAACGGCCCTGACGGCATAATCACTCGCGTTGCACATCAACTCGAATGGAAGATTCCAATCGGGCGTTTGAACAATGGAGACTAGCTTTGAGTTTAATGAACGCCAGCTCACATGCAACAGTCCATTCAAAGAGAACATCCTTGGATAGAAGGTGACAAAGCGGCCTTGAGATCGCACTGAAATCCTTGATAAAACGCTGATAGAAACTGGCATGGCCAAGGAAAGATCGGATGTCTTTGACGCACTTTGGGGTAGGGAGGTTTGAAATGAGGTCAATCTTGACCTTGTCTACCTCGATACCCTTGGCCGATACAATATGCCCGAGCACAATCCCTTGAGTGACCATAAAATGGCACTTCTCCCAATTCAAAACCAAATTCTTCTCTTAACATCTCGTTAAGACCTTCTCCAAATTGACAAGACAAGACTCGAATGAGTCACCAAATATGGAGAAGTCATCCATAAAAACTTCTACAATTTTTTCAACCATATCACTGAAAATTCCCATCATACACCTAGAAAAGGTGTCAGGAGCATTACACAAACCAAATGACATGCGTCTATAagcaaaggtcccgaatgggcaTGTGAACGTTATTTTCTCTTGGTCAGATAAGGCCACTTCTATTTGGTTATAGCCCGAATAACCATCAAGGAAATAGTAAAAGGCATGACCGGCGATTCTCTCCaagatttgatcaatgaagggAAGAGGAAAGTGATCCTTGTGTGTGCTTGCATTCAACTTGCGATAGTCTATGCACACTTGCCACCCAGTAGTCACACGGGTCGGGGCAAGCTCACCTTTGTCATTCTACACCACGGTTACACCTGTCTTCTTTGGAACAACTTGGATAGGGCTCACCCACTTAGAATCGGCGATGGGATAGATAATCCCAACGTCAAgcaatttaagaatttttgCCCGGACAACATCTTTCATAATTGGATTGAGCCGGCGTTGAGGTTGGTGCGATGGTTTAACATCCTCCTCCAAGTAAATGTGATGAGAGcatagagaaggagagatgCCTTGAATATCCGCGATAGTCCATCTTATTGCCTTTGTATGCCTCCGTAAAACTACCAACAATTTCTCTTCTTGGAGTTTCTCAAGGGAAGACGATATGACCATCGGAAATGTATTGCTTTCGCCAAGGAACGCATATTTCAAAGTGTCCGGTAGTGCTTTCAACTCAAGAATAGGCGGTTCGACGCTAGAAGGTACTATTTTCCGCTCAAGAGGAGGcaactcttcaaactttggaaaccaCGGTGCAACTCCACAAATTCCTTCATCGCCATCTTCTTCATTAAGTAAGGAAAAGGACTCCAACTCATCGGATTCAAGAAAAACGGCCTCTTCGGAGGTAAAAACCACCTCTAAAGAGTCTTTAAACAAGAATTCATCAACGTGTTCTTGCACAAGCGTATCCACAAGACTGACATTTTGACAATCGTCATCGTCACCCATTTGAACCCTAACGTTGAACATATTAACCGCCATCTTCATATTACCGAAGGACATGTTCAATAGCCCATTCCAACAATTGATTACAGCATCCGAGGTTGCTAGAAACGGCCGTCCAAGAATAATAGGAGTAGACAATGGTGATGAAGACGTCGGACAAGTATCCAATACGACAAAATCCATCGGATatacaaattgatcaacttggaccAATACATCTTCCACCATACCACGAGGAATTCGGACACTCCTATTCGCCAATTGAAGAGTAACCCGcgtaggcttcatctcccccaaacccAACTCTTGATACACCGAATAAGGTAGCAAATTGACACTCGCACCTAAATCCAAAAGAGTTTGCTCTACTCTCTTACCTCCAATAGTAATTGCAATTGTAGGACATCCGGGGTCTTTGTATTTAGGTGCAAGATTCATTTGGAAAATTTGGCTAACTTGCTCGGTAAGAAGCATCTTCTTGTGCACATTAAGCTTGCATTTTTGGGTGCACAAGTCCTTCAAGAACTTGGCGTATGAACGAATTTGCTTAATGGCAATCCATTAAAGGGATGTTCACATTGACCTTTTTTAACACGTCAAGTATATCGGTATCCTTGGATGGAGGAACCGACTTTTTAATTCGGAAAGGATAGGGTGCCGGAAAGGGAGAGACCTGTGGCCTTGAAGTGGTCTCAGCTTCCTTTGAACCTTTCACGGGAGATTCCCCGTCTTCCTCCGGAGCTTGCTCGATACATTCCTCTGTTGCAGTAGAACTTGTTGATGTCGATAATGGCAGTAGAATAGGAGTAACCAGCGAGTTGATCACAAGATTGTTGACTGCCTTGCCACTCCTTAGAGTAATTATTGCTTGAGCTTGCTCAGGCGGTGGTACGGAAGAACTACCAATGAGGAGTTGGCCTTGTGGGTTGGCTTGTGGCTGAGTAGGAAACTTGCCCCTTTCTTGTTGGAGAAGCCCTATAGATGTGGTTATCTTTCCCATTTGGTTCTTCAACTCCCCCATCATTTAGGTGTTATTCTCATTGTAATTCGATTGAGCTTGCATGAAGGATTGGAGAGTATCTTCCAAAGATCGCCTTGGCAGGGGTTGAAACTGATTAGATCCTTGAAAAGGTCTAGACGGTACAAAATCTGACGGTCCTTATGGAAAATGAGGCCGCCTTTGGCCTTGAGCAGGCCGCCATGGTTGCATTTGAAAACTGGGAGGTGCTTGAGAAGGTCCTCCTTCAATCTGATTGTTCCAACGGAATCCCAGATGTTGCCTTTGACCTTGGTTGAAGTTTTGGGGAAACGGTTCAAAACGTTGGTTGACTGCACTAACTTCTTCAATCGGAAGATTTAGGTTGCTATAGTGCTGCTTGAGAGTGGGAATGGATAAACAGTTGTCGGTTGAATGACCCGTCGtttcacaaataacacaaagtTCCTCCATTGCTCTCACCGCTTTGACTTCCTTCACAACTTTTAATTCTAACTTCTCTAACTTTTGCGCCAATTGTTCCATCCGTGTTTCAATTGCTTGGTGCTCATTGatagaaaattttccaaaacctccgaggccttggctagccataGCTTTGTCCCCGACATCCTCGAAACTCTAAGTCAAGGATTTCTTAGCCAACTCATCCAAATAATCCTTGCCATCGTCAGGAGATTTATTCATGAAACCCCCAGAGCGCATGGTGTCGAGCAGTTGCTTGCTTTGTTGTGAACAGCCCATATGAAAGTAGTGAATTAGTTGATACAAAGCAAAGTTGTGGTGGGGTACTGCCGCAAGCAAATCCTTATAACGCTCCCAATATTGGTGGAAAGCTTCTCCGTCCCATTGTTTAAAGGTCTGAATTTGATCCATCAAGAGCTTGGTTCGGCTAGCCGGAAAGAACTTCTTGTGAAAGATGTCTTGAACTTCCTCCCATGTAgtcaaagattgaggcttcaaCAAATGAAACCAAGTCTTTGCCTTATCCTTCAAAGTGAATGGGAAAAGCCTCAATCTTGCTTGGTTGAGATGCGCATCCACAATAACAAAAGATTGGAGGGTTTCTTCAAATTCTCGAATATGTTGGTACGGATCTTCGCGCTCCATACCATGGAAGAAGGGAATGCAACGATGATAGTCCGACTTGAACACGAATGTGTTTGCAACAGTGGTGGGGCGTGGGAAAACAATTGGTGACCGTTGAGTGACTCTTTCTGGATTCAAATAGTCCTTAAGAGTCCTAACCGGAGCAGCTTCCTCATCCGCCATTGATGTTCTTAGTGGGGAATAGGGTCGGGAGTACCAACTCGGTGGAGAATAAGCTCGAAGATTGCTTCGTACGCGAGGAAGAGAGCTAGATCGATGCAGTCGGTTTGCGCGAGGATTACGATAAACCACAAGCATGAACCTTTGCTTTTAACGATTAAGAATTATGGAACCGCTCTGCAATAAGAAAAACAGACTGGATGGGCTACGCCGCCACCTCTCTCTCAAGGCAATTCTGAGGGGTTATGCCGCCACCTCAATATACATAtgtgcaagaaaagaaaacaaaaggcaaaggATACTAgatctagcttcgttacacctcaaatTGATAGTGTGAttggttagaggtatccactagaaATAGTATATGTCGCACAAAGGGAAATTAAATGgaatacttacaatggtttgtcgaacctTCCAATAAGCTATATAAGAAagatccccggcaacggcgccaaaataagcttcgtcccaacctaaccgttgaaataggttgatttaccccgagcgtagggtTAGGTCGTTGTCAGCATAATATCTGGTAGTCCGGTATCGTTCCCACAGGGATGGTCTTTAaagcttgctaggatttttagatgtaagggtttgcggcgtttaaacggccaacttttggttttgttttgaatGGTGATAAACACTTATGAAAACGACTAGAGAATGagtttaaacttaatttaacaaGCGGCAAGGCGTAGAAGTTcataacgcccgtaacttaggcCAACTAActattctcaacgaaaacacggttgaatcgcacagCATAGGCTATTAACCGGAAGATTTTGCTATGAAACTattaaagactagaaattaagtATGGAGAACAAATGAGCTCTTTTATtctcttggcaaacacgagtcgagacatagctcacggaaccatatgtgcaagcatatgatcaccggaggttaacatcgacaagttttgttacataaaaaacGAACCACGCTCATTTTTCATACCGAACCTcaagtatttagttgagaaaggcaagattaacATAAGTTACATGATGTTAATCACTCCgtggccaagcctaatcaactactcacacataacaAAAAGACTAGAAGTTATGCTTCGAAAGGTAAACATGactaaccgataaaaacggaaataaatttgatttatgAGTAGATCCAACAAGTAGCTATAACATTAACTCTTGAGAATTAAATATACAAccactacttacttgagttgttgaggaaTTAAAGACAAAACTTGGAAGACAATAACTATGGAgctctcaaaaataaaaagacttaaagtgtacAAAGTTGCATAATGGCCAAATATGGCATAAAAGGCTATTTATAAGCCTTACAAATCAGCCAAACAATGGACCAAAAGACCCccaaaatatcctaaaaacatgtctaaagtagaaactttccatatatggaaggttgaaaaatttagcaaaaaagtactggccgaagggcattggtgCCGGTACCACAAAAATAAGGTACTGGTACCAACTCAACTGCTTTCAATTTCAGcaacatggtaccggtaccatatttttgaggtaccggtaccaatctCTGTTTTCTGCAAAATGGGAACAGCTTGGCACTTCAGGCCTTGTGGTGCCCCAATGGTCATTCGATGCTTGATTACTTGACCAACAGGACTTGGTGTAGGTGTGTCAAAAGGCCTTGGTCCCACGGATGTCATCGGAACCATCCTTGACGCGTTCGCCTTGCTTCATGAGCTATGGCTCACTCCATGTCATAATTGACCACCGGCCGTTCTCCAAGGTTTCTTATCGCATCGTTTAGGCTCCGTTAGCGATGAAATGAATGCCGTTGGACGGTGGTATGCTAGGCCGCACTCCGGAGCGTTCCTTGGCATTAAAAACCGCCTTATTAACGTGCTTTACTTGAAACACACATAGtttaccttacgtgcaaaatggGATAAAAAATGACTACTTAAATAGGTAAAAGCCACAAGTTAGAGGATTTGAGcaccaagattgtataatcttgggtGCTAATCACACGCCACAAGGatgagatcttttctcttttatctcgccacaatatcgagatcttttatctcattttttctgtcgtaaaatattttatcatgACACAAGGGTGAGgtggtttttcttttatctcgccgcaagagcgagatcttttattttGCGCTAAAACCCACCTTTTATCTCAGCTTAGGACtgaaactgagataaaaaaatttaagcacttctttttatcacgctttcactgaaaaccgtgatctttatgAATCTCCTTAGTGTGATGCATAtttattattgtagtagtgatcGATAGGGTGAAGATCTGGTCTGTTCAAATTCCTTCgcgtcgccaccaccaccaccaccgccctTTGGGTTGTCCAGGTCTTCCCCCACCTCCACTTTCTAGGCTTCTAgctacataatttttttataattcaggtGTCCGGGCCAGCTAAGGCGCATCTCGATTAATCGTGGGACCAATTACACCGTTCACTTGTGGATCCCAAAGTAATTGATAGCACCAAAGAAGTTTCGAACACAAGATCATAAAAATAAGTAAACTTCTAAGTCCATGGCCTCGACCAatggccaaccccttgggtaTTTCTCTGTACATTTTTAGGATGGGTGTGGATAGTGGGTGGTGTTTATGGTAGTTGGTTAATTATGGTAGTGGGGGCAATTATGAAAATCACTTACGGGCTTAAAAATGGAAGATTATGTTTTTATTTGCAGCCTCAAATCTCTTATCTCATTAATAGGAGAGATTATTCAATGCCCTTAGGGCACCACATAGCGGTGCCCAAGCCTATCTCCACCCCATATTGTTGTGGGGTCCTCATAGTTATTCTCGGGCCTCACAAAAATGTGTGATTATGGAGAGACTTGGGGCACCATgtgagcattgaataatttttccattaATAGGTGTTCAATAATTATTTCTAGTGAGAAAAAGGAATCACAATGAACCTCTAGACCAATTTGGTAATCAGTtagatttattttgttaaaaaatgatAGAATCCATAACATTCAGACCGTGAAAGTGTCCATAAAAGTAAatgaatggtccagattcacAATGCTCTACATCTGGACCATTCATTTACTTTCATGGACAATTTCATGATCCGGATGTCATGGATTGTACCAATCGTTCTCGAAATCCTTGAGCGGAGCTACCATCTATGTGAGCTAATTTTAATTCGTGATGGGTTATCTGTTTTACGATCGGTCTCAATCTATATatatttcttaatttgtttttggaaatttggtcaaatttctctcttttatcACTGGTCTTTGAACGAGTTGATCAAGAATTAAGCTCAAGCTCTCTGTGGAGAGAAGCCCACATCACTGCCTAgttaccaaagtaatatgaagtatatacaCGTAAGGGTACCCTCACTTCATAGCTAGCTTTTAGGGTTGAGTCCTAGTCAAGATTgtataacatggtatcagaggtaccaaaccaaagatGAGTAGGGTGCGCGTCTATAGTCTGCACGTGACAAGTGCTGTGCATGAAGGAGAGTGTGAAGCGAAGTTCCACATCACTTGGGTGCCAAAGACCGTAAGGCCAATTTCGATCAAAAGTTAGTAACTAATTTCACGCCAGTGGCACCAAGAGAGTATCCAAATCACGACTCCATTGACCTGTCCatagaaacaaaagaagaaatatgtagcaggccgaacatagAACTTTACTGTGGTATGGACCGAGCCTAGTTCGTGTCAACCAGAAACCTTGTGCACGGCTACCGTCCCTATTCTTCATCGCCACCCCACTTGCCACAGACTCGGCGGATTACAAGCCCGTGCTCGGCCACCCCACTTGTCATTTTTTCCCAGTTCATCACTTCATCTGCGTACTGTAAGATTAGCATCTTGTGTGAAGGATAGAATATTGGAATGCATAACCGATAGCCTATTCTGATGCAGTATCTATGCGATATACAGCCGATAGTATCGACTGTTGAGGGGATGACGTGATAGTTTTCGACAATCAATTTGTTTCTGATTGCCAGTTAGTTAGTTGATGAATGGAGTACTTCAGATGCTTCGTTCCTACAAcgacttgtttttctttttaaacatgCATGCTGAGAGATTTTGATGCTTTGCTCTTTTTAGCTTTTAATCCTATGTTTCCTTTGTTTAAAAAGATGCATGTGGCTCTAAACTCAGGCATCAGCTGATAAGATCTTTATTAGGGCTTAACATGAATGCCAAGTCGCAACGTATGCCATCGTGCCTTTGTTTTTCTTACTTTACGAAACCTGACCAAGAGTTCGAACGACAGCCTTTTTTTGttgtcgttgttgttgttggggtgCTGCTTCTATATCGCTGTATGGCCTGACAGGGGCATTAATTTAGTTAGTAATTAGTACTTTAAAATGGCTTCAAAAGCTCCTCTGACTGATATACAAGTAGTTCATTTCTTTCTCATCGCCTTGTACTCCTCAGGGTATGTTAAAATCTCCCATTTTTATCATGTAAGTAATTGTTTCACAGCCTTTTGATTGGTTTGGTTGAAGAAGACATTTCTCGAGAAGGCCGCAGCGAGCGaataagggaaaatttcaaaatacttcTTAacctttactctaaatttcaattatactcctaaccattttaaaaaatcaattttactctcaaCGTTATCTTtcgttaatcaaaacgccccaTTTCGTCCGAATGACTAACAAATTTTGTTAAAGGCTCCATTAAATAGcattccgatcgaatttcgatgatccgagccgctcaatgtgatcagaatgtgattttacgGTTACCCACGAacaatcagcaaaaaaaatgacccgaaagggcttcatctgaacaattcaataaaaaactgttcaaatcaagccattcccggtcttttttttttgctgatttctagtgagtatccttaaaatcactttttgatcacattgagtgacttggatcatcgaaattcgatcgggacgctATTTAACGGAGCATTTAAtgaaatccgttagtcattcggacgaAAGGGGGCGCTttattaacggaagataacgttaggagtaaaattgatttttttaaaaagttgggagtctaattgaaatttagagtaaatattgggggtattttgaaatttccaGCCAATAAAGATGCTGCGTTTGGCTGCACTCTCCGATAGTATTTCTCAAGCCGCTGATGAGGAAACTGTAACGAAGTTTATTACAATTGCTCAGAATAAATGT carries:
- the LOC131321253 gene encoding uncharacterized protein LOC131321253, encoding MGELKNQMGKITTSIGLLQQERGKFPTQPQANPQGQLLIGSSSVPPPEQAQAIITLRSGKAVNNLVINSLVTPILLPLSTSTSSTATEECIEQAPEEDGESPVKGSKEAETTSRPQQIRSYAKFLKDLCTQKCKLNVHKKMLLTEQVSQIFQMNLAPKYKDPGCPTIAITIGGKRVEQTLLDLGASVNLLPYSVYQELGLGEMKPTRVTLQLANRSVRIPRGMVEDVLVQVDQFVYPMDFVVLDTCPTSSSPLSTPIILGRPFLATSDAVINCWNGLLNMSFGNMKMAVNMFNVRVQMGDDDDCQNVSLVDTLVQEHVDEFLFKDSLEVVFTSEEAVFLESDELESFSLLNEEDGDEGICGVAPWFPKFEELPPLERKIVPSSVEPPILELKALPDTLKYAFLGESNTFPMVISSSLEKLQEEKLLVVLRRHTKAIRWTIADIQGISPSLCSHHIYLEEDVKPSHQPQRRLNPIMKDVVRAKILKLLDVGIIYPIADSKWNDKGELAPTRVTTGWQVCIDYRKLNASTHKDHFPLPFIDQILERIAGHAFYYFLDGYSGYNQIEVALSDQEKITFTCPFGTFAYRRMSFGLCNAPDTFSRCMMGIFSDMVEKIVEVFMDDFSIFGDSFESCLVNLEKVLTRC